The following are from one region of the Nicotiana tabacum cultivar K326 chromosome 3, ASM71507v2, whole genome shotgun sequence genome:
- the LOC107831103 gene encoding uncharacterized protein LOC107831103 produces the protein MQMEIFPDYLLHSGEWEENKFVNFISNCVIIESTFNYNNLVAAISEQIRIDSDLNTIKINFVPNIGLPPITIYNDTRVKVYIELKKKNLNFIEYPLFVTVKEIYENHLVVTSSVVASSSSCLVATNSNSRDVSTTDSTEIIDIELIENTNFSENTGIIDNMLNEFVEEDQVYKDKETLMNVMKNLAVRERFQFKVKRSSATRYHLTCLDDNCAWSFKSSTVFKANIFKVRSYNNNHTCGYGERYLTQRQATSGIIASIVNDKYVNPKKVYTANDIIEDIQKQHGIEVSYMKAWRAKEIAMAMIRGSPSDSYKELPKYFYILEQTNPGSITKLHKSEDGCFLYAYVSLYTSIKGWEHCRPIMVVDGSFLKAAYKGTILTACTQDGAVGKILPLTYAIVDSENNKSWEWFFIQIKGTFGVREGMYIVSDRNESIFNATKAVYPEVPHCICMFHLWQNVKRTFKKHHKQLKDIFFALARAYTIEKFKYHMTELCNIDPRVQPYLFEIGYERWSRAYSKVKRSMVMTSNIAESINAANKDARELSVMRLLEYMTNLLQQWNNKNRKSAMETSTEHGKKYDKLLQENLIASEQMTVRLATDQLYTVLEGVRRNIVCLEEGTCSCGKFQMDELPCPHAWAVWKNQQLKPGQYCSFYYKKDKLLSTYEFPVNPMPDESLWVIPTEVMEDVVLPPKGRRNAGRPRKERLKPASEKESKRAFSCSVCGQGGHNRKTCRNRPK, from the exons ATGCAG ATGGAGATTTTTCCTGATTACCTTCTTCATAGTGGTGAATGGGAAGAAAACAAGTTTGTGAATTTCATCAGTAATTGTGTAATAATTGAGTCCACATTCAACTACAACAATTTAGTTGCAGCTATTTCGGAACAGATTAGGATCGATAGTGATTTAAACACAATAAAGATTAACTTTGTGCCAAATATTGGTTTGCCGCCGATCACGATTTACAACGATACAAGAGTTAAGGTGTATAtagaattaaagaaaaaaaacttgaatttcattGAATATCCCCTGTTTGTGACAGTGAAAGAGATTTATGAAAATCATTTGGTTGTTACAAGTTCTGTGGTTGCTTCAAGTTCGAGTTGTTTGGTTGCTACAAATTCAAATTCTAGAGATGTATCAACAACTGATAGCactgagattattgatattgaATTGATTGAAAATACGAATTTTAGTGAAAACACGGGTATAATAGATAATATGTTGAACGAATTTGTTGAGGAGGATCAAGTTTATAAGGATAAAGAGACACTTATGAATGTGATGAAGAACTTGGCTGTACGCGAGAGGTTCCAATTCAAGGTGAAGAGATCAAGCGCAACAAG GTATCACCTTACATGTCTGGATGACAATTGTGCTTGGAGTTTCAAATCTTCTACCGTTTTCAAGGCAAACATATTCAAAGTGAGAAGTTACAATAATAATCACACATGCGGCTATGGTGAAAGATACTTAACACAACGTCAAGCTACTTCGGGTATAATTGCTAGTATAGTCAATGACAAATATGTTAATCCAAAAAAAGTTTACACCGCAAATGATATAATAGAGGACATACAAAAGCAACACGGGATTGAAGTGAGCTACATGAAAGCATGGAGAGCTAAAGAAATAGCAATGGCAATGATAAGAGGGAGTCCGAGTGATTCATATAAGGAGTTGCCGAAGTATTTTTATATATTGGAGCAAACAAATCCAGGATCGATTACAAAGTTGCACAAATCAGAGGATGGGTGCTTTCTTTATGCATATGTTTCGCTATATACATCTATCAAGGGCTGGGAGCATTGCAGACCGATAATGGTTGTTGACGGAAGCTTCCTTAAAGCAGCATATAAGGGTACCATATTGACTGCTTGCACACAAGATGGAGCTG TTG GAAAAATCCTTCCACTTACGTATGCAATTGTGGATTCAGAGAATAATAAATCTTGGGAGTGGTTCTTTATCCAGATAAAGGGTACTTTTGGAGTTAGGGAAGGGATGTATATAGTTTCAGATAGAAATGAAAGCATCTTCAATGCCACAAAAGCTGTGTACCCAGAAGTACCACATTGTATTTGCATGTTTCACTTGTGGCAGAATGTAAAGCGCACATTCAAGAAACATCACAAACAATTGAAGGATATCTTCTTTGCTTTGGCAAGAGCTTACACGATAGAGAAGTTTAAGTACCATATGACAGAGTTGTGCAATATTGATCCGAGGGTGCAGCCTTACTTGTTCGAAATTGGGTACGAAAGGTGGTCTAGAGCATATTCCAAGGTGAAAAGGTCGATGGTAATGACTTCCAATATTGCAGAGTCAATTAATGCAGCTAACAAGGATGCTAGAGAGTTATCAGTAATGCGATTGCTAGAGTACATGACAAATTTGCTACAACAATGGAACAACAAAAACAGAAAAAGTGCAATGGAGACATCTACAGAGCATGGGAAAAAGTACGACAAACTCCTTCAGGAAAATCTGATTGCATCGGAGCAAATGACG GTAAGGCTTGCTACGGATCAATTATATACTGTGCTTGAAGGGGTAAGGAGAAACATAGTGTGCCTTGAAGAGGGAACATGCAGTTGCGGAAAATTTCAAATGGATGAACTTCCATGTCCGCATGCTTGGGCGGTTTGGAAGAACCAGCAGCTGAAACCTGGCCAATATTGCTCTTTTTACTACAAGAAGGATAAACTCCTTAGCACTTATGAATTTCCAGTGAATCCGATGCCAGATGAGAGTTTATGGGTAATCCCAACAGAGGTAATGGAAGATGTGGTCCTACCACCTAAAGGGAGAAGGAATGCAGGAAGGCCAAGAAAGGAAAGACTCAAGCCTGCTTCAGAGAAAGAGTCTAAGAGAGCATTTTCATGTTCTGTGTGTGGACAAGGTGGTCACAATAGGAAAACATGTAGGAATCGACCAAAATAA
- the LOC142178354 gene encoding uncharacterized protein LOC142178354 — protein sequence MHLALSLYHVLHGIDLFVKHQPKLAPHISSYTNTDIVSQLKDKLTPDQFQQFGNTCFGSFLQMKRFDVQHQLFRCFMARQLNGTPNNVFAVYVNGTELHFTLREFALVTGLKCVGKDEDFEFSETPPNRLIATYFGSANIVKKKHLRQCFNDKEWGPDNDEDALKVSLLYFIHAFIFSSEKNSATIPRLDFDLVESERYSEYHWGIKAFELLINSISKKMDALKKYYKIAGMPLAMQVWFYECCSSVDSKIAVRVCDVVPRILNWRTTGNQPTFSYLMNGMFKDTGNTIVFKDITPLDIELAVFQIPQVCADIEKIPTPTHSDKSGQDTDDFSPTPNLQSKKKHVESVGPSSSPPHKKVKEQPKIPTKEPEYQPKVPHVCLSDIGHKVVHDHQLPEGQNEDPSSLRKDLKSFKEYVVGEFKSLRTLINDNFKMLSDQLQQNQQTEPIVRHDGGIDTDVGDNNEKTISEVPSIIPSTTNQEDVSKEFYVSQFELDDKFLPSQIPETRIVVHASAKKDEATPVKPQRNRRPSRWNSSPYQSNFDSGACSSVKLTPIFEKRHPFEEDPIMGPHPMLLIQEYDKWVREGLLARHDQKGNLDDHYKKNKSILHIPLDFGVDSKNWFYLLSIYGKLWDDNHMDVIFYYLRKMGKYNQHRDFTFTTVDCIFKTRIDEIYDRYEDTDSNANVAKQEDVVCEYIRGYRLHANVPWHTVDNVLIPVNLKEKLHWVLVVVTFKYRCIKVYDSYTSSGHDAYVVSEIVKLAKLLPLYLSISGFYRDSQGIHWYAYPAYTNKDHNEPFEVIFVPNLPQQKAGSMDCGVHVAAFAEFLSTIGEITQKIPFDAILLRQRYGALLWDYAMRKIDADAISESEAPSKIERQISESEAKMQIVLE from the exons ATGCATTTGGCTTTGTCACTGTATCATGTCTTACAT GGAATTGATTTGTTTGTGAAACACCAGCCAAAATTAGCACCCCATATTAGTAGTTACACTAACACTGATATAGTATCCCAGCTAAAAGATAAGCTTACTCCCGATCAGTTCCAACAATTCGGCAATACATGTTTTGGCTCATTTCTTCAAATGAAGCGATTTGATGTTCAACATCAACTCTTCAGATGCTTCATGGCTCGACAGTTAAACGGCACTCCAAACAATGTATTTGCAGTATACGTCAATGGTACTGAATTACATTTCACATTAAGGGAGTTTGCGCTTGTGACTGGCCTCAAATGTGTAGGTAAAGATGAAGATTTTGAGTTTAGTGAAACTCCTCCTAACCGGCTTATTGCGACTTATTTTGGAAGTGCTAATATTGTAAAGAAGAAACACTTGAGACAATGCTTCAATGACAAGGAATGGGGCCCCGACAATGATGAGGATGCTTTGAAGGTATCTTTGTTGTATTTCATCCACGCCTTTATATTTTCATCTGAGAAGAATAGTGCAACTATACCGAGGCTAGATTTTGACTTAGTAGAGAGTGAGCGCTATTCTGAATATCATTGGGGTATTAAAGCATTTGAGCTATTGATAAACTCGATTAGCAAGAAGATGGATGCTTTGAAGAAGTATTACAAGATAGCTGGGATGCCCCTAGCTATGCAGGTGTGGTTTTATGAGTGTTGTTCTTCTGTTGATTCCAAAATTGCAGTCCGAGTCTGCGACGTGGTCCCCAGAATACTCAATTGGAGAACCACCGGAAATCAGCCAACATTTTCTTATCTGATGAACGGCATGTTCAAAGACACCGGAAACACG ATTGTGTTCAAGGACATCACTCCTCTAGATATAGAGCTTGCTGTTTTTCAGATTCCTCAAGTGTGCGCCGATATTGAGAAAATACCTACTCCTACGCATTCAGACAAATCGGGACAGGATACAGATGACTTTTCTCCTACACCCAATCTTCAATCTAAGAAGAAACATGTTGAAAGTGTTGGTCCATCTTCATCACCGCCACATAAGAAGGTCAAGGAACAACCCAAGATTCCTACAAAAGAACCAGAATATCAGCCCAAAGTCCCTCATGTTTGTCTTTCTGACATTGGACATAAAGTTGTGCATGACCATCAGCTCCCAGAAGGCCAAAATGAGGACCCATCTTCTTTGAGGAAAGACCTAAAATCATTCAAAGAATAC GTTGTTGGAGAGTTCAAGTCTCTAAGGACATTGATCAATGATAACTTCAAGATGCTTTCAGACCAACTTCAACAAAATCAGCAAACTGAACCCATAGTGAGACATGATGGTGGCATTGACACAGATGTCGGAGATAATAATGAG AAAACTATTTCAGAGGTACCGTCCATCATACCATCTACCACAAACCAAGAGGATGTATCTAAAGAATTCTATGTTTCTCAATTTGAACTGGATGACAAGTTTCTACCCAGTCAAATTCCAGAAACTAGAATAGTTGTTCACGCAAGTGCAAAAAAAGATGAAGCCACACCAGTGAAACCTCAACGAAATAGGCGACCAAGTAGATGGAACTCTTCGCCTTATCAGTCTAACTTCGACTCAGGAG CATGTTCCTCTGTAAAGTTGACACCCATCTTTGAAAAAAGACACCCATTTGAGGAAGATCCAATAATGGGTCCACATCCTATGTTACTCATTCAAGAATATGACAAGTGGGTTCGTGAAGGTCTTCTAGCAAGACATGATCAGAA AGGTAATCTCGACGACCATTACAAGAAAAACAAGTCTATACTTCACATTCCATTGGATTTTGGAGTTGATTCCAAAAATTGGTTTTACCTTCTATCCATTTACGGGAAGTTATGGGATGACAAT CATATGGATGTCATATTCTACTATTTGCGAAAGATGGGCAAGTACAATCAGCATAGGGACTTCACGTTTACTACTGTTGATTGTATATTCAAGACAAGAATAGATGAAATATATGACAGGTATGAAGATACAGATAGTAATGCTAATGTAGCAAAACAAGAAGACGTTGTATGTGAGTATATTAGGGGCTACAGATTACATGCTAATGTACCCTGGCATACAGTGGATAATGTCTTGATACCAGTGAACTTGAAGGAAAAACTTCATTGGGTATTGGTTGTTGTTACTTTCAAATATAGATGTATCAAAGTGTACGACTCGTACACGTCTTCCGGTCATGATGCATACGTAGTCTCTGAGATTGTAAAGCTAGCTAAGCTATTACCTCTGTATCTGTCAATTAGTGGCTTTTATAGAGATAGTCAAGGCATTCACTGGTATGCTTATCCCGCATACACAAACAAGGATCATAACGAACCTTTTGAAGTTATCTTCGTTCCAAATCTGCCTCAACAGAAAGCGGGCAGCAT GGATTGTGGAGTGCATGTTGCAGCCTTCGCGGAGTTTCTGAGCACTATTGGAGAGATTACACAAAAAATACCATTTGATGCCATTCTTCTCCGTCAAAGATATGGTGCTCTGTTATGGGACTATGCTATGCGCAAGATAGATGCTGATGCAATAAGCGAGAGTGAAGCACCTTCAAAGATTGAAAGGCAAATCTCTGAGTCGGAGGCAAAGATGCAAATAGTTTTAGAATAg
- the LOC142178359 gene encoding uncharacterized protein LOC142178359 — MASLTVLLRHSGKWNDEGNYIDFSIEGILIKEYASFNDLVCSISNQLGDIVQIDEAVQMYDSDTDYTLAIELANSGEAIGVFELHMDLIISKTNKKEVMTGQVYKDKATLKEVMNNYAIAQRFQFRVDRSNAVSYALICISEDCDWRFKASSINKSELFKVREFNDNHTCPLKDKVYEQRQASSSLISGIIRTKLTNHKRKYTPRDIIDDVKSDLGVDVSYMLAWRAKEKAMNFLRGEPADSYKKLPGYLYTMDKTYPGSHIRMEKSSKNEFMYVYISLYAFIRGFDHCRSIVVVDGSHLKSYYTGTFVSASTLDGAGHILPLAYGVIDSENDAAWTWFFEQFKIAYGVRENMCIVSDRNESIIKFVSRVYPDLPHCACIWHLWNNVYKKFKKSHAKLSEIYFSMEKAYTQTEFDSLMEKVEKVDIRVKEYLELAGYEKWARLYAPVNRGWTMTSNIAESINAALVSARELPIYDFLEEVRKMFGRWNCSNRKEATQTYKTLGRKYQEMLEVNETMCTRITVVPSTEYLHTVNDGGRNYTVCLLERKCVCGRFQIDELPCPHAWAVLKSKFLMPEEYCSSYYKPSTIVMTYDVPVYPLPDKNDWNIPEHVAEEVVLPPKWKRPPGRPKKKRDKNLSELLLPKNQHSCSICGQGGHNKRTCRNAPRNK, encoded by the exons ATGGCAAGCTTGACAGTTTTGTTGCGTCATTCTGGAAAGTGGAACGATGAGGGCAATTATATCGACTTTTCAATTGAGGGAATACTGATTAAGGAGTATGCTTCCTTTAATGATTTAGTTTGTTCAATTTCTAATCAACTGG GCGACATTGTGCAGATAGACGAAGCAGTTCAAATGTACGATTCCGATACAGATTATACACTAGCTATAGAACTTGCCAATTCAGGAGAAGCGATTGGAGTGTTCGAACTCCACATGGATTTGATAATTTCAAAAACTAATAAAAAGGAGGTTATGACTGGACAAGTGTATAAGGATAAGGCTACATTGAAAGAGGTGATGAATAATTATGCTATAGCTCAAAGGTTTCAATTTCGTGTTGATCGGTCTAATGCTGTCAG CTATGCATTAATATGTATTTCAGAAGATTGTGATTGGAGGTTTAAGGCTTCAAGCATTAACAAATCGGAATTATTCAAGGTGAGAGAATTCAATGACAACCATACATGTCCGCTGAAGGATAAAGTGTACGAGCAGCGGCAAGCTAGTAGCAGCCTTATAAGTGGTATTATAAGGACAAAGCTTACAAACCATAAGAGGAAATACACTCCGAGGGACATTATTGATGACGTGAAATCAGATCTAGGTGTTGATGTTAGCTATATGTTGGCGTGGAGGGctaaagaaaaggcaatgaattTTCTTAGAGGTGAACCGGCTGATTCATACAAAAAATTACCAGGATACTTATATACAATGGATAAGACATATCCAGGTTCTCACATAAGAATGGAAAAATCGTCAAAGAATGAATTCATGTACGTGTATATATCATTGTATGCATTTATAAGGGGGTTTGATCATTGTAGATCAATTGTTGTAGTGGACGGAAGTCATCTAAAATCCTACTACACCGGGACATTCGTTTCTGCAAGCACGTTGGATGGGGCAG GTCATATATTGCCACTAGCATACGGTGTTATTGATTCAGAGAACGATGCTGCTTGGACgtggttctttgagcaattcaagatagCGTACGGTGTAAGGGAAAACATGTGCATTGTTTCGGATAGAAATGAGAGCATCATTAAATTTGTATCGAGAGTATATCCGGATTTACCGCATTGTGCTTGCATATGGCATCTATGGAATAACGTATAcaagaaattcaaaaagagtCATGCCAAGTTGAGTGAGATATACTTCTCGATGGAAAAAGCATACACACAAACTGAATTTGATAGTCTGATGGAGAAGGTTGAGAAGGTAGATATTAGGGTGAAAGAATACTTAGAGTTAGCTGGTTACGAAAAGTGGGCTAGGTTGTATGCACCTGTTAACAGGGGATGGACAATGACGTCAAATATAGCTGAGTCAATCAATGCAGCACTAGTTTCAGCAAGAGAATTGCCAATATATGACTTCCTCGAAGAAGTTAGGAAGATGTTTGGTCGTTGGAATTGTAGTAACCGTAAAGAAGCTACTCAGACATACAAGACGCTTGGGAGAAAATACCAGGAAATGCTGGAGGTGAATGAGACCATGTGTACCCGTATAACT GTGGTACCCTCAACTGAATACTTACATACTGTTAACGATGGTGGGAGGAATTACACAGTCTGTCTGCTCGAGAGAAAATGTGTTTGTGGGAGATTCCAAATTGATGAATTGCCATGCCCACATGCCTGGGCTGTATTGAAGAGCAAGTTTTTAATGCCTGAAGAATATTGCTCTAGCTATTACAAGCCAAGTACAATTGTAATGACATACGATGTGCCAGTGTACCCGCTACCGGACAAAAATGACTGGAATATACCAGAGCATGTTGCAGAGGAGGTTGTACTACCACCCAAATGGAAAAGACCTCCTGGAAGGCCAAAGAAGAAGCGCGACAAAAATTTAAGTGAATTGCTGTTGCCGAAaaatcaacattcatgtagcataTGTGGGCAGGGAGGACATAACAAGCGAACTTGTAGGAATGCTCCACGTAATAAATAG
- the LOC107824754 gene encoding VQ motif-containing protein 4-like — translation METLAKPQEFRNPCLISSPDSHSSNSSSCSNSGNSNGLHHRYPTPPTTPTPATPPALPPQLPITRSEPNNPYPTTFVQADASSFKQVVQMLTGSSETAKVAANPGRAEPVRHPIPPIKTGPRKEKSSSKLYERRNSMKNFKISPLGPGVVNKSVFSAGFSGSPRTATPEILSPSILDFPSLVLSPVTPLIHDPFNRSPHSGGVSMSSENLDLEAEEKAIAKKGFFLHPSPATTPRESEPRLLPLFPVTSPRVSGSSSSDS, via the coding sequence ATGGAAACATTAGCAAAACCTCAAGAATTTAGAAACCCATGTcttatttcatccccagatagcCATAGCTCCAACAGTTCAAGCTGTAGCAATAGCGGCAACTCCAATGGTCTTCACCACCGCTACCCTACACCGCCCACCACCCCAACACCTGCTACTCCGCCAGCACTACCACCACAACTACCCATCACCAGATCCGAACCCAACAACCCGTATCCGACTACCTTCGTCCAAGCTGACGCTTCCTCTTTCAAACAGGTAGTTCAAATGCTTACTGGGTCCTCTGAAACCGCCAAGGTTGCAGCTAATCCGGGTCGTGCTGAGCCCGTTAGACATCCGATCCCGCCCATTAAAACTGGGCCCAGAAAGGAGAAATCCAGCTCGAAGTTGTATGAGAGAAGGAACAGCATGAAGAACTTCAAAATCAGCCCATTGGGCCCTGGGGTTGTGAATAAATCCGTTTTCTCTGCTGGGTTTTCGGGTTCCCCGAGAACTGCGACTCCGGAGATTTTGTCGCCGAGCATTCTTGATTTTCCTTCGCTGGTGCTTAGCCCGGTTACTCCTCTCATACACGACCCGTTTAACCGGTCACCGCACAGTGGTGGTGTAAGTATGAGTAGtgagaatttggatttggaggcaGAAGAGAAAGCAATTGCAAAAAAAGGATTCTTTTTGCATCCATCGCCGGCGACTACTCCGAGGGAATCGGAGCCCCGACTTTTGCCTTTGTTTCCGGTGACTTCCCCTAGAGTCTCAGGTTCCTCCAGTTCTGATTCTTAA